A part of Pelotomaculum isophthalicicum JI genomic DNA contains:
- a CDS encoding helicase-related protein, with protein sequence MAQEAIEAVWQQGGGKKSDVESDSELPDSQAEETEKQPAEKEISVGLEFAIEDRRYTIDAIDEEAGTVSLRDITFQNGVGFPIFRRESVGFVRRVLEQQTEPVRQKVQGGEAAKARINLVSETAKQPRVNFRITDDNLGVGGQKTKYAWNVAAIRLLNQLEEENRLATPEEQEILSKYVGWGGLPQAFDEANPQWAKEYTELKELLDEDEYNSARASTLNAHYTPPAVIKAIYTCLENMGFQTGNILEPACGSGNFFGLVPESMKNSKLYGVELDGVTGRIAKQLYQQANIAVQGFEQTNLPDSFFDLAVGNVPFGSYGVIDKKYDKYKFYIHDYFFAKTLDKVRPGGIVAFITSKGTMDKQNPEVRKYIAQRAELLGAVRLPNNAFLANAGTEVTTDILFLQKRDRVIDIEPDWVHLSATEDGVPVNQYFADNPDMVLGTMVFDKSMYGNESETACLPHEDADLAELLREALENIHAEISDYEMDDIGEDMDTSSIPADPSVRNFSYCLVDGQIYYRENSRMNRVETSVTAQGRIKGMIALRDCVRELIEYQTEDYSDEAILQQQRKLNRLYDAFTAKYGLINSRGNSMAFADDSAYCLLCSLEVLDENGEMERKADMFNKRTIRQRTTVTHVDTAAEALAISIAEKACVDLNLMHGLTGLSEEQLADDLQGVIFRNLGEQDPAQVPKAFFDITRCPFVTADEYLSGNVRNKLRLARGLAEMRPDLAEQIAPNIKALEAVQPKDLSASEIDVRLGAAWLPPDVVKDFIFELLETPHMYRRYIDVFYSSYTANWNVKGKNDDRSDNIKANVTYGTKRINAYKIIEDTLNLRDVRIFDTVYEDNVEKRVLNKKQTAIAQQKQEAIKEAFRDWVWKDPQRRERLTRIYNDRFNAIRPREYDGSHIKFTGMNPEITLCQHQVDAVAHILYGGNTLLAHCVGAGKTYEMAAAAMEGKHLGLCSKSMFVVPNHLTEQWAGEFLQLYPSANILVAIKKDFETKNRKKFCARIATGDYDAVIIGHSQFEKIPISAERQKRQLQEQIWEIADGIRELKAERGERYAIKQLEKTKKNLELKLKKLNDASRKDDVVTFEELGVDRLFVDEADFYKNLFLYTKMRNVAGLAQTEAQKSSDLFAKCRYLDELTECRGVVFATGTPISNSMTEMYTMQRYLQYEALRKQGLQHFDCWASTFGETVTAIELAPEGTGYRAKTRFARFYNLPELMSMFKEIADIKTADMLDLPVPKANYHNVAVKPSEFQKDMVVELGKRAEKVRNRMVEPYEDNMLKITNDGRKLALDQRLMSPMLPDHEESKVNACVDSIFGFWQDHRDKKLTQLVFCDLSTPKNDGNFNVYDDVRQKLMDRGIPADEIAFIHDANTETRKKELFAKVRTGQVRILVGSTFKMGAGTNVQDRLIALHDLDCPWRPRDLEQRSGRIVRQGNKNDEVHIFRYVTENTFDAYLYQILENKQRFISQIMTSKSPVRSAGDIDETALSYAEVKALATGNPLIKEKMDLDIQVSKLRLLKANHLSQRYALEDRLLKHFPRKIKSTEERIAGYEKDIARYERHSALPPTGGDAEENKFAGMTVKDVAYPEKAKAGAAILEACKLMTSPEPQEMGSYLGFPMLFSFDGFNKKYQITLQGALSHTVALGTDVHGNIIRLNNAFAEMPKKLDHCREQLKTLRQQMVTAKKEIDIPFEKEQELQSKAARLHELNILLNMDKAENEMVDDEPDEDMNVPEKKAVGYER encoded by the coding sequence ATGGCACAGGAAGCCATTGAGGCGGTTTGGCAGCAAGGCGGGGGCAAAAAATCCGATGTGGAATCTGACTCGGAGCTGCCGGACAGTCAAGCCGAAGAAACGGAAAAGCAACCAGCCGAAAAAGAAATATCCGTGGGCCTGGAATTTGCCATCGAGGACCGACGCTATACCATTGACGCAATTGACGAGGAAGCCGGCACGGTCAGCCTGCGGGACATCACCTTCCAAAATGGCGTGGGCTTCCCCATCTTCCGTAGGGAGAGCGTCGGCTTCGTGCGCCGCGTTTTGGAGCAGCAGACGGAACCCGTCCGGCAGAAGGTACAGGGCGGCGAAGCTGCCAAAGCCCGCATTAACCTTGTATCGGAAACAGCCAAGCAGCCCCGCGTCAATTTCCGGATCACCGACGACAACCTGGGCGTGGGCGGCCAAAAGACCAAGTACGCCTGGAACGTCGCGGCCATCCGTCTGCTCAACCAACTGGAGGAAGAAAACCGCCTGGCCACGCCGGAAGAACAGGAAATCCTGTCAAAATACGTCGGCTGGGGCGGCCTGCCGCAAGCCTTTGACGAGGCCAACCCCCAGTGGGCAAAGGAATACACGGAACTGAAGGAGCTGCTGGACGAGGATGAATACAACTCCGCGCGGGCATCCACCTTAAACGCCCACTACACGCCGCCCGCCGTGATCAAAGCTATCTACACCTGTTTGGAAAACATGGGCTTTCAGACCGGCAACATTCTGGAGCCCGCTTGCGGCAGCGGCAACTTTTTCGGCCTTGTGCCCGAGAGCATGAAAAACTCCAAGCTCTACGGCGTGGAGCTGGACGGCGTCACGGGCCGGATTGCCAAGCAACTTTACCAGCAGGCCAACATCGCGGTCCAGGGCTTTGAGCAAACCAACCTGCCCGACAGCTTTTTCGATTTGGCCGTCGGCAACGTGCCTTTCGGTTCTTACGGCGTAATAGACAAGAAATACGACAAATACAAGTTTTACATCCACGACTATTTTTTCGCCAAGACTTTAGACAAGGTGCGGCCCGGCGGCATCGTCGCCTTCATCACGTCCAAAGGAACGATGGACAAACAAAATCCCGAAGTGCGCAAATACATCGCGCAGCGGGCCGAGCTGTTGGGCGCTGTCCGGCTGCCCAACAACGCGTTCCTTGCCAATGCCGGAACCGAGGTTACGACCGACATCCTCTTTTTGCAGAAGCGCGACCGCGTCATCGACATTGAGCCGGACTGGGTGCATCTTTCCGCCACCGAGGACGGCGTACCCGTCAATCAATATTTTGCCGACAACCCGGATATGGTGCTGGGCACGATGGTCTTTGACAAAAGCATGTACGGCAACGAATCCGAGACCGCCTGCCTGCCCCACGAGGACGCCGACCTTGCCGAGCTTTTGCGGGAGGCGCTGGAAAACATCCACGCCGAGATTAGCGACTACGAGATGGACGACATAGGCGAGGACATGGATACCTCCTCCATCCCGGCGGACCCCAGCGTCCGCAATTTCAGCTATTGCCTGGTGGACGGTCAGATTTACTACCGGGAAAACAGCCGGATGAACCGGGTGGAAACCTCCGTCACGGCCCAGGGCCGCATCAAGGGTATGATCGCGCTGCGGGACTGCGTCCGTGAACTGATTGAATACCAGACCGAGGATTACAGCGACGAGGCCATTTTGCAGCAGCAGCGCAAGCTGAACCGCCTATACGACGCCTTTACCGCCAAATACGGCCTGATCAACAGCCGGGGTAACAGCATGGCCTTTGCCGACGACAGCGCCTACTGCCTGCTCTGCTCTTTGGAGGTGCTGGACGAAAACGGCGAGATGGAGCGCAAGGCGGACATGTTCAACAAGCGCACCATCCGGCAGCGTACCACCGTGACCCACGTGGACACCGCCGCCGAAGCCCTGGCCATCTCCATCGCGGAAAAAGCCTGCGTGGACTTAAATCTCATGCACGGCCTGACGGGGCTTTCCGAGGAACAGCTCGCCGATGACCTGCAGGGTGTGATCTTCCGCAACCTCGGAGAGCAAGACCCGGCTCAAGTGCCGAAAGCCTTTTTCGATATCACCCGCTGTCCCTTCGTTACCGCCGATGAATATCTTTCCGGCAATGTGCGGAATAAGCTCCGCCTTGCCAGAGGGCTTGCCGAAATGCGACCCGACCTTGCGGAGCAGATCGCCCCCAACATCAAGGCGCTGGAAGCGGTGCAGCCCAAAGACCTGTCCGCCTCCGAAATCGACGTGCGTCTGGGCGCGGCCTGGCTGCCCCCGGATGTGGTCAAGGACTTCATCTTTGAACTGCTGGAAACGCCGCACATGTACCGGCGCTATATCGACGTTTTCTATTCAAGCTATACCGCCAACTGGAACGTCAAGGGCAAAAACGACGACCGCAGCGACAACATCAAGGCCAACGTCACCTACGGCACCAAGCGCATCAATGCCTACAAGATTATTGAGGATACCCTCAACCTGCGTGACGTGCGCATTTTCGACACGGTCTACGAGGATAACGTCGAAAAAAGGGTTTTGAACAAAAAGCAAACCGCCATCGCCCAGCAGAAGCAGGAGGCCATCAAGGAAGCGTTCCGGGATTGGGTATGGAAAGACCCCCAGCGCCGGGAACGGCTGACGAGAATCTACAACGACCGCTTCAACGCCATCCGGCCCCGCGAATACGACGGCAGCCACATCAAATTCACCGGCATGAATCCGGAAATCACTCTGTGCCAGCATCAGGTGGACGCGGTGGCCCACATCCTCTACGGCGGCAACACCCTGCTGGCCCATTGCGTGGGGGCGGGCAAGACCTACGAGATGGCCGCCGCCGCGATGGAAGGCAAGCATTTGGGGCTATGCAGCAAGAGCATGTTTGTCGTGCCCAACCACCTTACGGAGCAATGGGCCGGGGAGTTTTTGCAGCTTTACCCCAGCGCCAACATCCTCGTGGCCATCAAAAAGGACTTTGAAACCAAGAACCGCAAGAAATTCTGCGCCCGCATCGCCACCGGCGACTACGACGCAGTGATCATCGGCCATAGCCAGTTTGAGAAAATCCCCATTTCCGCAGAGCGCCAAAAGCGCCAATTGCAGGAACAAATATGGGAGATTGCCGACGGCATCCGGGAACTCAAGGCGGAGCGCGGCGAACGCTACGCCATCAAGCAGCTTGAAAAAACCAAAAAGAACCTGGAATTGAAGCTGAAAAAGCTCAACGACGCCAGCCGCAAGGATGATGTGGTCACCTTTGAGGAACTCGGTGTTGACAGGTTGTTTGTGGACGAGGCGGACTTTTACAAAAACCTGTTCCTCTACACCAAGATGAGGAACGTGGCGGGCCTGGCCCAGACCGAGGCCCAGAAATCCAGCGACCTGTTTGCCAAATGCCGCTACCTGGACGAACTGACTGAGTGCCGCGGCGTCGTTTTTGCCACGGGCACGCCCATATCCAACTCCATGACCGAGATGTACACCATGCAGCGGTATCTGCAATACGAAGCCCTGCGCAAACAAGGGCTTCAGCATTTCGACTGCTGGGCCTCCACCTTCGGGGAAACCGTGACCGCCATCGAGCTTGCGCCGGAGGGCACGGGCTACCGGGCCAAGACACGCTTCGCCCGGTTCTACAACCTGCCTGAACTCATGAGCATGTTCAAGGAAATCGCGGACATCAAAACGGCGGATATGCTGGACCTCCCCGTGCCCAAGGCCAACTACCACAACGTGGCGGTCAAGCCCAGCGAGTTTCAAAAAGACATGGTGGTCGAGCTTGGCAAGCGCGCCGAAAAGGTGCGCAACCGGATGGTGGAGCCCTATGAGGACAACATGCTGAAAATCACCAACGACGGACGCAAGCTGGCCCTTGACCAGCGTCTGATGAGCCCCATGCTGCCCGACCACGAAGAAAGCAAGGTGAACGCCTGCGTGGACAGCATATTCGGCTTCTGGCAGGATCACCGCGACAAAAAGCTGACTCAGCTTGTATTCTGCGACCTGTCCACCCCGAAAAACGACGGGAATTTCAACGTTTACGACGACGTGCGCCAAAAGCTCATGGATCGCGGCATTCCCGCCGACGAGATTGCTTTCATCCACGACGCCAACACGGAAACCCGGAAAAAGGAGTTGTTTGCCAAGGTGCGCACGGGACAGGTACGCATCCTTGTTGGAAGCACCTTTAAAATGGGTGCGGGCACCAATGTCCAGGACCGCCTGATCGCGCTGCACGATCTGGACTGTCCCTGGCGGCCCCGCGACCTGGAGCAGCGCAGCGGCAGGATTGTCCGCCAGGGCAACAAAAACGACGAGGTGCATATCTTTCGGTATGTGACGGAAAATACCTTTGACGCTTATCTCTATCAAATATTGGAGAACAAGCAACGCTTTATCTCACAGATCATGACCTCAAAATCCCCGGTGCGTTCTGCCGGGGACATTGACGAAACGGCGCTTTCCTACGCGGAAGTCAAGGCGCTGGCGACCGGCAACCCGCTCATCAAGGAGAAGATGGATTTAGACATCCAGGTTTCCAAGTTGAGGTTATTGAAAGCGAACCATCTTAGCCAACGGTATGCACTGGAGGACAGGCTGCTCAAACACTTCCCCCGGAAGATCAAATCCACCGAGGAACGCATTGCGGGCTATGAGAAGGATATTGCCCGGTATGAAAGGCACAGCGCCTTACCACCCACCGGAGGGGATGCCGAGGAAAACAAATTCGCTGGCATGACGGTCAAAGACGTTGCCTACCCCGAAAAGGCCAAGGCGGGCGCGGCCATCCTGGAAGCCTGCAAGCTGATGACCTCGCCGGAGCCGCAGGAAATGGGCAGCTATCTGGGCTTTCCGATGCTGTTTTCCTTCGACGGCTTTAACAAGAAGTATCAAATCACTCTCCAGGGCGCTCTCAGCCATACGGTGGCGCTGGGCACGGACGTTCACGGCAACATCATAAGGCTCAACAATGCTTTTGCCGAAATGCCGAAGAAACTGGATCATTGCCGGGAACAGCTAAAAACCCTCCGCCAGCAGATGGTAACAGCGAAGAAAGAAATTGACATCCCCTTTGAAAAGGAGCAGGAACTGCAAAGCAAAGCCGCGCGGCTGCATGAACTGAACATCCTGCTGAATATGGACAAGGCGGAAAACGAGATGGTGGACGACGAACCGGACGAGGACATGAATGTTCCCGAAAAAAAGGCCGTGGGCTATGAAAGGTGA
- a CDS encoding DUF3991 and TOPRIM domain-containing protein, whose amino-acid sequence MPYVTPEQIKSAKRMDLLTYLQHYEPQELVHFSGNVYTTRSHDSLKISNGKWCWWSRGIGGRSALDYLIKVRGMTLPEAVMQIDGQAVVMPPVPSKALEPAEPRRLLLPEKNKSNDRVIAYLTGRGIHSTLIDYCIQTGRLYESRYRHNAVFVGFDPQGVPRYVALRGTSGSRFMGDASGSDKHFSFSIPAREKSTKLHLFESAVDLLSYGTLELLSGRDWRKDCCLSLAGVYKPKKNIEESTPPAALTQYLKDYPQITAIALHLDNDAAGRLAAETIKFLFPSTYTITNEPPQRGKDYNDYLRIMLKGRHGQER is encoded by the coding sequence ATGCCCTATGTGACCCCGGAACAGATTAAGAGCGCCAAACGGATGGATCTGCTGACCTATTTGCAGCATTACGAACCGCAGGAGTTGGTTCACTTTTCCGGCAATGTCTATACCACCCGCAGCCATGACAGCCTGAAAATATCCAACGGGAAGTGGTGTTGGTGGTCACGCGGCATCGGCGGGCGCTCCGCCCTGGATTATCTCATCAAAGTCCGGGGCATGACGCTCCCCGAGGCGGTCATGCAGATAGACGGGCAGGCTGTTGTTATGCCGCCTGTCCCGTCAAAAGCACTCGAACCCGCCGAGCCAAGAAGGTTGCTGTTGCCGGAGAAAAACAAAAGCAATGACCGCGTGATTGCCTATCTCACCGGGCGCGGCATACACAGCACCTTGATTGATTACTGCATTCAAACCGGACGGCTGTATGAAAGCCGCTACCGCCACAACGCGGTCTTTGTCGGCTTCGATCCGCAGGGCGTTCCCCGCTATGTTGCGCTCCGAGGCACATCCGGCAGCCGGTTTATGGGAGACGCAAGCGGCAGCGACAAGCACTTCTCCTTCTCCATTCCGGCAAGGGAAAAATCCACAAAGCTGCATTTGTTTGAAAGCGCCGTCGACCTTTTGTCTTACGGTACATTGGAACTGCTTTCCGGCAGGGACTGGCGAAAGGATTGTTGCCTGTCCCTGGCGGGTGTTTACAAGCCGAAAAAGAATATCGAGGAAAGCACCCCGCCCGCCGCTTTGACGCAGTACCTCAAGGATTACCCGCAAATAACCGCAATTGCATTGCATCTGGACAACGACGCAGCCGGGCGGCTGGCGGCAGAGACCATCAAGTTCCTCTTTCCCTCCACCTACACTATTACCAATGAGCC
- a CDS encoding TnpV protein — translation MELTYTQQGDYLIPNLALPEEQTSIGKYGMLRKTYLKNHRKGMYASLTLSGGLNSHLAEIDRTARERVERITAQFLETSPAPDKATDPLGWTGHMNSLKHQAEESVLAELIYS, via the coding sequence ATGGAATTGACCTACACGCAGCAGGGCGATTATTTGATACCCAACCTGGCTTTGCCGGAGGAACAGACATCCATCGGCAAATATGGGATGTTGCGCAAGACATATTTGAAAAACCACCGGAAAGGAATGTACGCCAGCCTGACGCTGTCCGGGGGCCTGAACAGCCACCTGGCGGAGATCGACCGGACGGCGAGGGAGCGCGTCGAGCGGATCACGGCGCAGTTCCTGGAAACGAGCCCCGCGCCGGACAAGGCGACCGACCCGCTGGGCTGGACAGGGCACATGAACAGCCTCAAGCACCAGGCCGAGGAAAGCGTACTGGCGGAACTTATTTACAGCTAA